A section of the Lathamus discolor isolate bLatDis1 chromosome 6, bLatDis1.hap1, whole genome shotgun sequence genome encodes:
- the LOC136016744 gene encoding olfactory receptor 5AP2-like, which produces MGGNHTQIEFILLGITDSPCSQTPLFLLFLLIYIVTLVGNFGCITVVRVSPSLHTPMYFFLTHFSFTDICYSTVISPRMLADLLSEDKTISFTGCMMQFLTFVFFGSAECHLLAMMAYDRHVAICHPMLYVTIISSHVCWQLVASSYLFAFLTAAICTWCMFGGSFCGPKHIDHFFCDIVPVLKLLCPNKYRSEMVVFAFLTINVVGTSMVILLSYISVLCTVLRMCSAQSRARAFHTCASHLMAVALLYGTAFFMYLQPPSSHKSLDKVASIIYTMVTPMLNPFLYSLRNKEVKAALVKCGRRLLSRWQNKRVVSPRTHSSS; this is translated from the coding sequence ATGGGAGGAAATCACACCCAGATTGAATTCATCCTGTTGGGAATTACAGACAGCCCATGTTCACAGacccctctttttctcttgttccttTTGATTTACATTGTCACTTTGGTGGGGAACTTTGGCTGTATCACAGTGGTTCGGGTGTCTCCCAGCCTCCACAcccccatgtacttcttcctcactcatttttccttcactgaCATCTGCTATTCCACAGTCATCTCCCCCAGGATGCTGGCAGACCTGTTATCAGAggacaaaaccatttctttcactggctGCATGATGCAGTTCctcacctttgttttctttggcagTGCCGAGTGTCACCTGCTGGCCATGATGGCCTACGACCGGCACGTTGCTATCTGCCATCCAATGCTTTATGTGACCATCATCTCCAGCCATGTCTGCTGGCAGCTGGTAGCATCATCCTACCTATTCGCCTTCCTCACTGCTGCCATCTGCACATGGTGCATGTTTGGAGGTTCTTTCTGTGGACCCAAACACATTGACCACTTCTTCTGCGACATCGTACCTGTGCTTAAACTCCTCTGCCCTAATAAATATAGGAGCGAGATGGTCGTCTTTGCCTTTCTCACCATCAATGTAGTGGGCACGAGCATGGTCATTTTACTCTCCTATATATCTGTCCTCTGCACCGTGCTGAGGatgtgctcagcacagagcagggccagagccTTCCACACCTGCGCCTCCCATTTGATGGCTGTTGCCTTGTTATATGGGACAGCATTCTTCATGTACTTACAACCTCCATCTAGCCACAAGAGCCTGGATAAGGTGGCCTCCATCATCTACACAATGGTCACCCCCATGCTCAACCCATTCCTCTACAGCCTGAGGAACAAGGAGGTGAAGGCAGCTCTGGTCAAATGTGGGAGGAGATTGCTCAGCAGATGGCAAAACAAAAGAGTTGTATCACCTAGGACACACAGTTCATCTTAA
- the LOC136016743 gene encoding olfactory receptor 8J1-like, whose product MMAYDRHVAICQPLLYVTIISSHVCWQLVASSYLFAFLSAIISTWYVFGGSFCSPNRIDHFFCDEVPLLKLVCSATHSSEMVIFAFVTINVVGTSMVILLSYISITRTVLRMCSAQSRARAFHTCTSHLIAVALFFGTSFFMYLQPPSSHRSLDKVASIIYTMVTPMLNPFVYILRNKEVKGALVKCMRTFFNHWQHRRVLSSGT is encoded by the coding sequence ATGATGGCCTACGACCGGCACGTTGCTATCTGCCAGCCCCTGCTTTATGTGACCATCATCTCCAGCCATGTCTGCTGGCAGCTGGTAGCATCATCCTACCTATTCGCCTTCCTCAGTGCCATCATCAGCACGTGGTACGTGTTTGGAGGTTCCTTCTGTAGTCCCAACCGCATTGACCACTTCTTCTGTGATGAAGTTCCTTTGCTAAAGCTCGTGTGCTCTGCCACCCACAGCAGTGAGATGGTCATCTTTGCCTTCGTTACCATCAATGTGGTGGGCACGAGCATGGTCATTTTGCTCTCCTACATCTCTATCACCCGCACAGTGCTGAGGatgtgctcagcacagagcagggccagagccTTCCACACCTGCACCTCCCATTTGATTGCTGTTGCCTTGTTCTTCGGGACATCATTCTTCATGTACCTACAACCTCCATCTAGCCACAGGAGCCTGGATAAAGTGGCCTCCATCATCTACACAATGGTCACACCAATGCTCAACCCATTCGTCTACATCCTGAGGAACAAGGAGGTGAAGGGGGCTCTGGTCAAGTGCATGAGGACGTTCTTCAACCACTGGCAACATAGAAGAGTTCTGTCATCCGGGACATGA